The Acidianus manzaensis genome has a window encoding:
- a CDS encoding pyridoxal-phosphate-dependent aminotransferase family protein, which translates to MMLIPGPVNVPQSVAFAATKVVNHRSDEFRQVVKNLEELMSEHFNSERTALLTGSGTLAVESMVFSLLKKQEKVIVLTYGEFSNRLLDSIKRRETDIIAYSKKFGEGFSIEEVKKIVEENKDADSVALVHNETSTGIAFRNLEEVSKIVKGSGKKFLVDSVSGFAAYKIDVNSWKIDAVATGSQKALASVPGMGFVALSDEGVENLNEDIPNYLNLKLALKFQDKNETPFTPSTGAFYASLRAAELLKLEGIEKRWKRHEACSKFLRQVVSKIGFSVFGDESNFSNTVVAGIPPITPKNLISALKERGIEISGGMGELKEKIVRIGILGVVDDRAMSRLTIALSDIFKQDINEKVPDECKLPDFLRNEVIW; encoded by the coding sequence ATGATGCTAATACCTGGTCCAGTAAATGTACCTCAAAGCGTAGCATTTGCAGCCACTAAGGTTGTTAATCATAGATCCGATGAATTTAGACAAGTAGTAAAAAATCTAGAAGAATTAATGTCTGAACATTTTAATTCAGAGAGAACTGCTCTACTAACTGGTTCAGGTACTCTAGCTGTAGAATCTATGGTATTTTCTTTACTTAAGAAGCAAGAAAAGGTAATAGTTTTAACCTATGGAGAATTTAGTAATAGACTTCTCGATTCTATCAAAAGAAGAGAAACGGATATTATTGCATATTCTAAAAAATTTGGGGAAGGATTCTCTATTGAGGAAGTTAAAAAGATAGTTGAAGAAAATAAAGATGCAGATTCAGTTGCTTTAGTTCATAATGAGACTAGTACTGGAATAGCATTTAGAAATTTGGAAGAAGTATCTAAAATAGTAAAAGGTTCAGGTAAAAAATTTTTAGTTGATTCAGTATCAGGTTTTGCAGCATACAAAATTGATGTTAATTCGTGGAAAATTGATGCTGTAGCTACTGGAAGTCAAAAAGCATTAGCATCAGTTCCAGGAATGGGGTTTGTTGCTCTTTCTGATGAAGGAGTTGAAAATTTAAATGAAGATATTCCAAATTACTTAAATCTAAAGTTAGCGCTAAAGTTTCAGGATAAGAATGAAACACCTTTTACTCCATCTACTGGGGCATTTTATGCCTCGCTAAGAGCAGCAGAATTACTAAAATTAGAAGGAATAGAGAAGAGATGGAAAAGGCATGAAGCTTGTTCTAAATTTTTAAGACAAGTAGTAAGTAAGATAGGATTCTCGGTATTTGGAGATGAAAGTAATTTTTCCAATACAGTGGTTGCAGGAATACCTCCAATAACTCCAAAGAATTTAATTTCGGCCTTAAAAGAGAGAGGCATAGAGATTTCTGGAGGAATGGGAGAGCTAAAAGAGAAAATAGTAAGAATAGGCATTTTAGGTGTAGTAGATGACAGAGCTATGAGTAGATTAACTATAGCTTTGTCTGATATATTTAAGCAAGATATAAACGAAAAAGTACCAGATGAATGTAAATTACCAGACTTCTTAAGAAACGAAGTTATTTGGTAA
- a CDS encoding D-2-hydroxyacid dehydrogenase, producing METTVKYASLSKEDFKILITDPVADVMLNTLKQKGLNVDYQPEINKQDLLKIIQNYDAIVVRSRTKVDKETIEKATRLKIIARAGIGLDNIDTDAAEQKGIKIVYAPGASTDSAVEITLGLMIAGARKMYTSMSLAKSGIFKKLEGLELAGKTLGIIGFGRIGTKLGIIAKAMGMNVLAYDVIDVSERANKLGIQQVSLEDLVKQSDVISVHVTVSKNAKPILDEKMFELMKDNVMIVNTSRAVAIDGQALLKYIKSGKVFSYAADVFWHEPPKEEWEFELLKHERVTITTHIGAQTKEAQYRVAVTTTENLINAIKELGVNL from the coding sequence ATGGAAACAACTGTAAAGTATGCTTCTCTATCTAAAGAAGATTTTAAAATATTAATAACTGACCCAGTAGCAGACGTAATGCTAAATACTCTAAAGCAAAAAGGTCTGAATGTAGATTATCAACCAGAAATTAATAAACAAGATCTATTAAAGATAATTCAGAATTATGATGCCATAGTAGTAAGAAGCAGAACTAAAGTAGATAAAGAAACAATAGAAAAAGCTACTAGACTTAAGATAATAGCAAGAGCTGGAATAGGCTTAGACAATATTGATACTGATGCTGCAGAACAAAAAGGTATAAAGATAGTTTATGCACCAGGCGCATCTACAGATTCTGCTGTAGAAATAACTTTAGGATTAATGATTGCAGGAGCAAGAAAAATGTATACATCTATGAGTTTAGCTAAGTCTGGCATATTCAAAAAATTAGAAGGATTAGAATTAGCAGGAAAAACATTAGGCATAATTGGATTTGGTAGAATAGGTACAAAGTTAGGAATAATTGCAAAAGCAATGGGTATGAATGTATTGGCATATGATGTAATAGATGTAAGTGAAAGAGCTAATAAATTAGGAATACAGCAAGTATCTTTGGAGGATTTAGTAAAACAATCGGACGTAATTTCTGTTCATGTGACAGTTTCTAAAAATGCAAAGCCTATACTTGATGAAAAAATGTTCGAATTAATGAAAGATAATGTTATGATTGTAAATACAAGCAGAGCAGTAGCTATAGATGGTCAAGCATTATTAAAATATATAAAGTCTGGAAAAGTCTTCTCATACGCAGCTGATGTATTTTGGCATGAACCACCAAAGGAAGAATGGGAATTTGAATTATTAAAACATGAAAGAGTTACAATAACTACACATATAGGAGCTCAAACAAAAGAAGCCCAATATAGAGTAGCTGTTACTACTACCGAGAATCTTATTAATGCTATTAAAGAACTTGGTGTTAATTTATGA
- a CDS encoding N-glycosylase/DNA lyase produces the protein MLRELIRNVRLRAKVLERAEEFKLNKNSGEDVWFRELILCILTSNSSFINAYIALNQIYDDIFNIDEYELSKKLNFSGYRFYRIKAKYIIKARKYYGSLKKTIFPIAEKDQYEAREKLLEIEGIGMKEASHFLRNVGYFDLAILDRHILKFMSNYFSIQGSFTKSKYLYVESVMKSISQSLNFPVGLLDLFIWYKETNKLVK, from the coding sequence ATGCTAAGAGAACTCATAAGAAACGTAAGATTAAGAGCAAAAGTTCTAGAAAGAGCAGAAGAGTTTAAACTTAATAAAAACTCTGGAGAAGATGTATGGTTTAGAGAACTGATTTTGTGTATACTTACTTCCAATTCCTCATTTATAAATGCATATATCGCATTAAATCAAATATATGATGATATTTTTAATATAGATGAATATGAACTTTCAAAAAAGCTTAATTTTTCAGGATATAGATTTTATAGGATTAAAGCAAAATATATTATTAAAGCAAGAAAATATTATGGTAGTTTAAAGAAAACGATATTTCCTATAGCTGAGAAAGATCAATATGAAGCTAGAGAAAAACTATTAGAAATAGAAGGAATAGGCATGAAGGAGGCAAGCCATTTTCTAAGAAATGTAGGTTATTTTGATTTAGCTATTCTAGATAGGCATATTCTAAAATTTATGTCTAATTATTTTTCTATACAAGGAAGTTTTACTAAAAGTAAATATTTATATGTTGAATCAGTAATGAAAAGCATTTCACAATCTTTAAATTTTCCAGTCGGGTTACTTGATTTGTTTATATGGTATAAGGAGACTAATAAGTTAGTAAAGTGA
- a CDS encoding NAD(P)/FAD-dependent oxidoreductase, with product MNNIAVLGGGVSGALLSYLLHNHGYNVTLFDIKEKYFKPCGDIVPKIYESPVKWNVKYNIKNFAFYLDGERIYDVRYRSSKWLTIDKSEWINSMRSKVNQVIGNVKPKLADFDMVIDAKGPYDMDRNVVYTSRAMIKVNNFEDEAILEFNSKYTGFYWIFPDEEGVYNIGAGFLENKNSRELLLNYIKERYTNYELLDLRGAPISIGEVKEKNFKIGEARGLVFPMSGEGIRPSAISAEVAFEAIYKGKDFNEHLSSKLHKLEYRINIQRKLLETYIKLSPSLRKSALKSFFKSGILVDAFLEDKLDLEGIKESIEAIKNGNVIH from the coding sequence ATGAACAATATAGCTGTTTTAGGTGGAGGAGTAAGCGGAGCCTTATTATCTTATCTACTTCACAATCATGGATATAATGTTACTTTGTTTGATATTAAAGAAAAATATTTTAAACCATGTGGAGATATAGTGCCTAAAATATATGAATCTCCTGTTAAATGGAATGTAAAATATAATATTAAAAACTTTGCATTTTATCTAGATGGAGAAAGGATTTATGATGTAAGATATAGATCTAGTAAATGGTTGACTATAGATAAATCTGAATGGATAAATTCAATGAGAAGTAAAGTTAATCAAGTTATAGGAAATGTGAAGCCTAAGTTAGCCGATTTTGATATGGTAATTGATGCTAAGGGTCCTTATGATATGGATAGGAATGTAGTCTATACAAGTAGGGCAATGATTAAAGTAAATAACTTTGAGGACGAAGCTATCTTAGAATTTAATTCCAAATATACAGGTTTTTATTGGATATTTCCTGATGAAGAAGGTGTCTATAATATAGGAGCTGGATTTCTGGAAAATAAGAATTCTAGAGAATTATTATTGAATTATATTAAAGAAAGATATACTAATTATGAGCTTCTAGATTTAAGAGGAGCTCCAATATCTATAGGAGAAGTAAAGGAAAAAAATTTCAAAATAGGGGAGGCAAGAGGATTAGTATTTCCTATGAGTGGAGAGGGAATAAGGCCATCAGCTATTTCTGCAGAAGTAGCATTTGAGGCAATATATAAAGGGAAAGACTTTAATGAACATTTATCATCTAAATTACATAAATTGGAATATAGAATAAATATTCAAAGAAAACTTTTAGAGACCTATATTAAACTCTCTCCATCGTTAAGAAAATCTGCTCTTAAATCGTTCTTTAAAAGTGGAATTCTTGTAGACGCTTTTCTTGAAGATAAATTAGATTTAGAAGGGATTAAGGAATCTATAGAGGCGATAAAAAATGGTAATGTTATACATTGA
- a CDS encoding valine--tRNA ligase, whose amino-acid sequence MEEWPKHYNPAELEPKWEEKWLSKDFWEKIFKFDEKSNKPVFFIDTPPPFTSGELHMGHAYWVTIADTIARAKRLQGYNVLLPQGWDTQGLPTELKVQYRLKIPKENRELFLKKCVEWTNDMIGKMKTAMIRLGYRPDWEDFEYKTYSSEYRKVIQKSLLDMYKQGIVKIREGPIYWCPKCETAVAQSEVGYLEKEGVFAYISFPLKDGGQIIIATTRPELLGATQAIAVNPEDERYKNLIGKIVIIPIFNKEVKIIADEAVEKDFGTGAVMISTYGDPQDIKWKLKYNLPYTELIDDKGRMKNTGGLLDGLTISQAKQKMIELLKEKGYLIKVEKIKHNVLSHTERSDCLSPIEFLTKKQIYIDLIKFKEKLLEEYKKMNFRPERMSYYLEEWIKNLEWDWNISRQRVYGTPLPFWYCDNNHLIPAKEEDLPVDPSKSSPPYEKCPYCGLPLKPVTDVADVWIDSSVTVLYLSGFYTDKERFNKTFPASLRLQGTDIIRTWLFYTFFRTLMLTGSVPFKEVLVNGQVLGPDGSRMSKSKGNVVSPLDRVNEFGADSIRMTLLDASIGEDFPFKWETVRGKKLLLQKLWNASRLAYPFISGKHLDKPKDLNIIDKWVLIEHKKFVQKSIDAYNNYNFYIILQQIYSYFWEIVADEYLEMIKHRLFEEDQSALYTLQRILKDIIILLHPIAPHITEEIYSRLFGDKISVLLENMPDVSDIQEDKTTEELGNNIKKFNSMVRSAKISNKLSIVTPVNVTVYGPENFLNSIKAVEKDIKTTLKINEIKYINDSNEKIEIQTMGV is encoded by the coding sequence ATGGAAGAATGGCCAAAACATTACAACCCTGCAGAATTAGAACCTAAATGGGAAGAAAAATGGCTCTCTAAAGATTTTTGGGAAAAAATTTTCAAATTTGATGAAAAATCAAATAAACCCGTATTTTTCATTGATACGCCTCCTCCTTTTACTAGCGGAGAATTACACATGGGACATGCTTATTGGGTAACTATAGCAGATACTATAGCCAGAGCAAAAAGACTACAAGGATATAATGTACTATTACCGCAAGGATGGGATACACAAGGATTACCTACTGAACTAAAGGTTCAATATAGATTAAAAATACCTAAAGAAAATAGAGAATTGTTCCTCAAGAAATGCGTTGAATGGACAAACGATATGATAGGAAAAATGAAGACAGCAATGATCAGACTAGGTTATAGACCAGATTGGGAAGATTTTGAATATAAAACATATTCTTCCGAATATAGAAAAGTCATACAGAAAAGTTTACTTGATATGTATAAACAAGGTATAGTAAAAATTAGAGAAGGCCCAATATACTGGTGCCCAAAATGTGAAACAGCAGTAGCGCAAAGTGAAGTTGGATATCTAGAAAAAGAAGGAGTATTTGCTTACATTTCTTTTCCACTTAAAGATGGAGGACAAATCATAATAGCGACTACAAGACCAGAGCTTTTAGGAGCTACACAAGCAATAGCGGTAAATCCTGAAGACGAAAGATACAAGAACTTAATAGGTAAAATTGTAATAATACCTATTTTTAATAAAGAAGTAAAAATAATAGCTGATGAAGCCGTAGAAAAGGACTTTGGAACTGGAGCCGTAATGATAAGTACTTATGGAGATCCTCAAGATATCAAATGGAAATTAAAATACAATCTACCATATACAGAACTAATAGATGATAAAGGTAGAATGAAGAATACTGGTGGACTATTGGACGGACTAACAATAAGTCAAGCAAAACAAAAAATGATAGAACTGCTAAAAGAAAAGGGATATCTAATAAAAGTAGAAAAGATAAAGCACAATGTTTTATCTCATACTGAAAGAAGTGATTGCTTATCACCCATAGAATTTCTAACTAAAAAACAGATATATATAGATTTAATCAAATTTAAGGAAAAATTACTTGAGGAATACAAAAAAATGAATTTTAGACCAGAGAGAATGTCGTACTATTTAGAAGAATGGATCAAGAACTTAGAATGGGATTGGAACATAAGTAGACAAAGAGTTTATGGAACCCCATTACCTTTCTGGTATTGTGATAATAATCACTTAATTCCAGCAAAAGAAGAAGACTTACCAGTAGACCCAAGTAAATCATCTCCACCTTATGAGAAATGTCCATACTGTGGATTACCTTTAAAACCAGTTACCGATGTAGCAGACGTATGGATAGACTCTAGTGTTACAGTATTGTATTTGTCAGGATTTTATACAGATAAAGAAAGATTTAATAAAACTTTTCCAGCATCATTAAGATTACAAGGTACTGACATAATAAGAACATGGCTCTTCTACACTTTCTTTAGAACACTAATGCTAACAGGAAGCGTACCTTTTAAAGAAGTCCTAGTTAATGGCCAAGTATTAGGTCCAGATGGAAGTAGAATGAGTAAAAGTAAAGGAAATGTAGTTTCACCATTAGACAGAGTAAATGAATTCGGAGCTGATTCTATAAGAATGACATTATTAGACGCATCAATAGGAGAAGACTTTCCATTTAAATGGGAAACTGTTAGAGGTAAGAAATTACTATTACAAAAATTATGGAATGCCAGCAGATTAGCTTATCCTTTCATATCAGGAAAACATTTAGATAAACCAAAAGACCTCAATATTATAGATAAATGGGTTTTAATTGAACATAAAAAATTCGTTCAAAAATCTATAGATGCTTATAATAATTACAATTTCTATATAATTCTACAACAAATATATAGTTATTTCTGGGAAATAGTAGCAGACGAATACTTAGAAATGATAAAACATAGATTATTCGAAGAAGACCAGTCAGCATTATACACTTTACAGAGAATATTAAAAGATATAATTATATTATTACATCCAATAGCTCCGCATATAACTGAAGAGATATACAGTAGATTATTTGGAGATAAAATAAGCGTTTTATTAGAAAACATGCCAGATGTAAGCGATATTCAAGAAGATAAAACCACAGAAGAACTAGGAAACAATATTAAAAAATTCAATTCTATGGTAAGATCTGCTAAAATAAGCAATAAATTATCAATAGTTACACCAGTTAATGTAACCGTATATGGGCCAGAGAATTTTCTAAACTCCATAAAGGCTGTAGAAAAAGATATAAAGACTACTTTAAAAATAAACGAAATAAAATATATAAATGATAGCAACGAAAAAATAGAAATTCAGACCATGGGAGTTTAG
- a CDS encoding pyridoxal phosphate-dependent aminotransferase, producing MENFASSVGKLTGESTLLYQEIARQVEKKKGIKTINFGIGQPDVVTFSKIRNEAKKALDQGYTAYTPAKGTDELRQRIADFLSEKYGDRIQKEEVIVTPGAKTALFLSFLLYINPGDEVILFDPAFYSYAEVVKLLGGIPVYVNINFDKNKGFYINLEDLSSKISNKTKMIVLNNPHNPTGMVFTPKEIIQIQEIAKEKNIILVSDEIYDYFIYEGEMRSVLQDSSWRDYVLYINGFSKTFTMTGWRLGYVVAKKEIIDKMGILASNIYTCATSFAQKGAVAAFDSFDDVKEMISMFKHRRDVMYEQLSKIKGIKVFKSPGTFYMFPEVSEISNKVGGVKNLSVKIIEEAGVITVPGEVFPLEVGKNFIRLSFAINEDKIIEGVNRMKEVIEKLS from the coding sequence ATGGAGAATTTTGCTTCATCTGTAGGTAAGTTAACTGGTGAAAGTACATTATTATATCAAGAAATTGCTAGACAAGTAGAAAAGAAAAAAGGAATAAAAACGATAAATTTTGGAATAGGTCAGCCAGACGTTGTGACTTTTTCTAAGATAAGAAATGAAGCAAAAAAAGCCTTAGATCAAGGATATACAGCTTATACTCCAGCTAAAGGAACTGATGAGTTAAGGCAAAGAATTGCCGATTTTTTAAGTGAGAAATATGGAGACAGAATACAAAAGGAAGAAGTTATTGTAACTCCAGGGGCTAAAACTGCACTTTTCCTATCTTTTCTACTATATATAAATCCTGGAGATGAAGTTATTTTATTCGATCCTGCATTTTATTCATACGCAGAAGTTGTTAAATTATTGGGAGGAATTCCAGTATATGTAAATATCAATTTTGATAAAAATAAAGGATTTTACATTAATTTAGAAGATTTATCTAGCAAAATTTCCAATAAAACTAAAATGATAGTATTAAATAATCCTCATAATCCTACTGGCATGGTCTTTACACCTAAAGAGATTATTCAGATTCAAGAAATAGCAAAAGAAAAGAATATAATTCTAGTTTCAGACGAGATTTATGACTACTTTATTTATGAAGGAGAAATGAGAAGTGTTCTTCAAGATAGTAGCTGGAGAGATTATGTTTTATATATAAATGGATTTAGTAAGACTTTTACAATGACAGGATGGAGGTTAGGATATGTTGTAGCTAAAAAGGAAATAATTGACAAAATGGGAATTTTAGCTTCTAATATTTATACTTGTGCTACAAGTTTTGCACAAAAAGGTGCAGTAGCAGCTTTTGATTCTTTTGACGATGTTAAAGAAATGATTTCAATGTTTAAGCACAGAAGAGATGTGATGTATGAGCAACTAAGCAAGATTAAAGGCATTAAAGTGTTTAAATCTCCTGGTACTTTTTACATGTTTCCTGAAGTTTCTGAAATTTCGAATAAGGTTGGCGGAGTAAAGAATTTATCAGTTAAAATTATAGAAGAAGCTGGAGTTATTACAGTGCCAGGAGAAGTTTTCCCGTTAGAAGTAGGGAAGAATTTCATAAGGCTCAGTTTTGCTATAAATGAAGATAAAATAATAGAAGGAGTTAATAGAATGAAAGAAGTTATAGAAAAGTTAAGTTGA
- the trpC gene encoding indole-3-glycerol phosphate synthase TrpC — protein MTRFLSGWLKEIVENSYKRPYIQYSRDKPVLSLIDRIIQVNNSNRNAIIAEYKRASPSGFLMDRDPVEYAKIVESLGASGISVLTEEKYFKGSYDFLLKISKTVNIPVLMKDFIVTEQQIDTGFNLGADSVLLIVRILTERELESLLLYARSYKIEPLVEVHDKNDLEIALNVGAKLIGVNSRDLATLKIDLEKTKELLQLIPNNVVKVAESGITTREQLEELRKAGANGFLIGSAIMKEPFILKDLI, from the coding sequence ATGACAAGATTTCTTTCTGGTTGGCTAAAGGAGATAGTAGAAAATTCTTATAAGAGGCCTTATATTCAATATTCACGAGATAAACCAGTATTATCTTTAATAGATAGAATAATTCAGGTAAATAATTCAAATAGAAATGCTATCATAGCTGAATACAAGAGAGCTTCTCCATCTGGATTTTTAATGGATAGAGATCCAGTAGAATATGCTAAAATAGTTGAATCTCTTGGTGCCTCGGGTATAAGTGTGCTTACTGAGGAAAAATATTTTAAAGGATCATATGATTTTTTACTAAAAATCTCTAAAACTGTAAATATACCAGTTCTTATGAAAGATTTTATAGTTACAGAACAGCAAATAGATACTGGATTTAACCTAGGTGCAGATTCTGTACTATTAATAGTTAGAATTTTAACTGAAAGAGAACTAGAGAGTCTTCTTTTATACGCTAGATCTTATAAAATTGAACCATTAGTTGAAGTTCACGATAAGAATGATCTAGAAATAGCTCTTAATGTTGGAGCTAAGTTAATAGGCGTGAATTCTAGAGATTTAGCTACTTTAAAGATAGATTTGGAGAAAACAAAGGAATTACTTCAACTAATTCCTAATAATGTTGTGAAAGTAGCTGAAAGTGGAATAACTACTAGAGAGCAGTTGGAAGAATTACGTAAAGCTGGAGCCAATGGATTTCTAATTGGTTCAGCCATAATGAAGGAACCTTTTATATTAAAAGACTTGATATAA
- a CDS encoding anthranilate synthase component II produces MADITLIIDNYDSFVYNIAQAVGEQGSYPIVIRNDEITLKGVERINPDRIIISPGPGSPSKKEDIGIVIDVIKTLGKRIPILGICLGHQAIGYAFGGNIRRAKKVFHGKISTIIQDSSAVIYSGLPKEFKATRYHSLVIDNINSPLVIDAYSEEDHEIMGIHHQDYNIFGVQFHPESIGTNVGQRIFYNFLNRV; encoded by the coding sequence ATGGCAGACATAACATTAATAATTGATAATTATGATAGTTTTGTTTATAATATAGCTCAAGCAGTAGGAGAACAAGGTAGTTACCCTATAGTAATTAGGAATGACGAGATTACGCTTAAAGGTGTGGAAAGAATTAATCCAGATAGGATAATAATTTCTCCAGGTCCTGGATCGCCTAGTAAAAAGGAAGATATAGGAATAGTTATTGATGTTATTAAAACGCTTGGGAAAAGGATTCCAATACTTGGAATTTGTTTAGGTCATCAAGCCATTGGATACGCTTTTGGTGGAAATATAAGGAGAGCTAAAAAGGTTTTTCATGGAAAAATAAGTACAATAATTCAAGATTCTTCAGCAGTAATATATTCTGGTTTGCCTAAAGAATTTAAAGCTACTAGATATCATAGCTTAGTAATAGATAATATAAATTCTCCCCTTGTAATCGATGCGTATTCAGAAGAAGATCATGAGATAATGGGCATTCATCACCAAGATTATAACATATTTGGAGTTCAATTTCATCCGGAAAGTATAGGTACTAATGTAGGGCAAAGAATATTTTATAATTTCCTAAATAGGGTATAA
- a CDS encoding anthranilate synthase component I has product MKVFPITSFAQPYEVFACIKTYEKHAALLESVTGPQNKAKYSIIAWGKKDYISASVSEDIAEKLYYPIKNIYNGDISNFNAYIGYISYDAVRNWENIRDIKKRIEDWPNGEFFLPENVIVYDHNGGKVYVRGDLPNSSGCGEINDVKFSIYDESMNKQEYEEGVKEILEQIKSGYAFQVVLSRFYRYSYSGDLMRVYYNLRKINPSPYMFYLKFDNRELIGSSPELLFSLQNGIIESFPIAGTRPRGESPEEDFELEQELINSEKERAEHLMLVDLARNDIGKVSQPGTVKVPDFMYVEKYTYVQHIVSRVIGTLRKGYDVTDAIKATFPAGTVSGAPKPMAMNIIENLEPYKRGPYAGVVGFISSNSAEFAISLRSAFVNRDLIRIQAGAGIVYDSIPEMEFYETEHKLRGLKVSMGVS; this is encoded by the coding sequence ATTAAAGTTTTTCCTATTACTTCATTTGCACAGCCATATGAGGTTTTTGCATGTATAAAAACCTATGAAAAACACGCAGCATTATTGGAAAGTGTTACTGGGCCTCAAAATAAAGCTAAATATAGTATAATAGCATGGGGTAAAAAAGATTATATTTCAGCATCTGTTTCTGAAGATATAGCGGAAAAACTGTACTATCCAATTAAAAACATTTATAATGGAGATATTTCCAATTTTAATGCGTATATAGGTTATATATCATACGACGCAGTAAGAAATTGGGAAAATATTAGGGATATTAAAAAGCGTATAGAAGACTGGCCGAATGGAGAATTTTTCCTTCCTGAGAATGTAATAGTTTACGATCATAATGGTGGTAAAGTATACGTTAGGGGAGATTTGCCTAATTCATCAGGCTGTGGTGAAATAAATGATGTGAAATTTAGTATTTATGATGAATCAATGAATAAGCAGGAATATGAAGAAGGTGTAAAAGAGATTTTAGAACAGATAAAATCTGGGTATGCTTTTCAAGTAGTATTATCAAGATTTTATAGGTATTCTTATTCTGGTGATTTAATGAGAGTATATTACAACTTGAGGAAAATTAATCCTTCACCTTACATGTTTTATCTTAAGTTTGACAACAGAGAACTTATAGGTTCCAGTCCAGAACTGTTATTTTCGCTTCAGAATGGTATAATAGAGTCTTTTCCTATAGCCGGAACTAGACCTAGAGGTGAATCGCCTGAAGAAGATTTTGAATTAGAACAGGAATTAATTAATTCAGAAAAAGAAAGAGCAGAACATCTAATGCTAGTAGATTTAGCGAGAAATGATATAGGTAAGGTAAGTCAACCTGGTACAGTAAAAGTTCCGGATTTTATGTATGTAGAAAAGTATACTTATGTACAACATATAGTTAGTAGGGTTATAGGTACACTAAGGAAAGGTTATGATGTAACAGATGCAATTAAAGCTACTTTTCCTGCAGGTACTGTTAGTGGTGCTCCGAAACCTATGGCTATGAATATTATAGAAAATCTAGAGCCATATAAGAGAGGGCCTTATGCTGGAGTAGTTGGATTTATATCTAGTAATTCTGCAGAATTTGCAATAAGTTTAAGATCTGCTTTTGTAAATAGAGATTTAATTAGGATACAAGCTGGAGCTGGTATAGTATATGATTCAATTCCAGAAATGGAATTTTATGAGACTGAACATAAATTGAGAGGATTAAAAGTATCAATGGGTGTGAGCTAA
- a CDS encoding phosphoribosylanthranilate isomerase, which translates to MSIKLKICGIATLSDIESISKLDVDILGIVGDSISKRYASEEFLRIAKKYTTKPLAYVKVKGDILDLLRESKSADYLQIHRVLTDEELDRLRSLSNNKIILYVPASFSYLSYLKKALDVTDMVLLDSPEKGIQVNLEFLKSVVPEYEVGIAGGINLFNIDKFISLNPKWIDISSGIEIFPGKKDLVLVNKIVEKVKKN; encoded by the coding sequence ATGTCAATTAAGCTAAAGATTTGTGGTATTGCTACTTTAAGTGATATTGAATCTATTTCTAAATTAGATGTGGACATATTGGGAATAGTCGGAGATAGCATAAGTAAAAGATATGCTTCAGAAGAATTTTTGAGAATTGCTAAGAAATATACAACTAAGCCTTTAGCCTATGTCAAGGTTAAAGGAGACATTTTAGATTTATTACGAGAGTCTAAAAGTGCAGATTATTTGCAAATTCATAGAGTGTTAACAGATGAAGAGTTAGACAGATTAAGAAGTTTATCTAATAATAAAATTATATTATATGTACCGGCAAGTTTTTCATATTTATCATATCTTAAAAAAGCGTTAGATGTAACTGATATGGTTTTGCTTGATTCTCCTGAAAAAGGAATTCAAGTAAACCTAGAATTTCTTAAGTCTGTTGTTCCTGAATATGAAGTTGGAATAGCTGGTGGAATAAACTTATTTAATATTGATAAATTTATTAGTTTAAATCCTAAATGGATAGATATATCAAGTGGAATTGAGATTTTTCCAGGTAAAAAAGATTTAGTTTTAGTAAATAAAATTGTTGAAAAGGTGAAAAAGAATTGA